The Magnolia sinica isolate HGM2019 chromosome 9, MsV1, whole genome shotgun sequence genome contains a region encoding:
- the LOC131255326 gene encoding uncharacterized protein LOC131255326: protein MAPQLGSREKPAFCGGLETKIVMQVQMICECCRRQAMKTASAWHINVTVGPRKVSSSMMDVISTIVSCGVVHLLLGFSFFLCSSPKMISQNGWTAWIKDIHHGVISVVIEGKEQDQVVVIGEGVDAAKLVCRMKKKVGHTVLITVEEVKPKEEKKEVKKEVPKICTPYWQPYPQYVVACEPVYSCRGECSLM, encoded by the exons CAAAGATAGTAATGCAAGTCCAGATGATTTGTGAGTGTTGCCGAAGGCAGGCCATGAAGACCGCTTCAGCA tggcatataaacgtcacggtgggccctaggaaggtttcatcttcaatgatggatgtcattagcaccattgtttcctgtggtgtggtccacttgcttcttggattttctttctttctttgctcAAGCCCCAAAATGAtcagtcaaaatggatggacggcgtggataaaagacatacatcatg GTGTAATCTCGGTGGTGATAGAAGGGAAGGAACAAGATCAGGTTGTGGTGATCGGAGAAGGAGTTGATGCCGCTAAACTGGTATGCCGTATGAAGaagaaggtgggtcacacagttCTAATCACGGTAGAAGAAGTGAAAccgaaagaagaaaagaaggaggtGAAAAAAGAAGTGCCGAAGATCTGCACACCATATTGGCAGCCATATCCACAGTACGTTGTGGCATGTGAGCCCGTTTACTCATGTCGTGGTGAGTGTTCTCTCATGTGA